Within the Caldibacillus debilis DSM 16016 genome, the region CTCCGAATAGGTAAGTGTCCAGCAAACCAAAAGGAGTTGAAACCGATGGCTTACCAGAATTCTACCTTATCTTTCGAACAAATGCTACTCCAGTTTATGTCTGAACAAGACCCCATGTTGTCCATGCTTCAATGGCTTTGTGAGCAATTGATGGAAGCTGAGGTATCGGCAAAAATTAAAGCGCAAAAGTCAGAACGGACAGATTCACGTCAAGGGTATCGATCAGGTTATCGAGTCCGACGCTTTGACACAAGAATGGG harbors:
- a CDS encoding transposase, whose amino-acid sequence is MAYQNSTLSFEQMLLQFMSEQDPMLSMLQWLCEQLMEAEVSAKIKAQKSERTDSRQGYRSGYRVRRFDTRMG